One genomic segment of Rhizobium viscosum includes these proteins:
- a CDS encoding CheR family methyltransferase, protein MSMAAVETQLPGDRISKRNFDKLARFIYDYSGIKMPPTKLTMLEGRLRRRLRATRHASFDDYCDFLFNEDGLEQETVYLIDVVTTNKTDFFREAKHFEYMQMVALPTLADSGLRTIRTWSSACSTGAEPYTMAMVLAEFVENRSDVSYNVLATDLSTDVLQTARKGIYAEDLIAPVPRDLQKKYVMVAKQQGRREVRISPKLRSRVGFARMNLMDEKYPIGDMMHLIFCRNVLIYFDKQTQAGVLTRLCNCLAKGGYMFIGHSESITGFDLPLKQVSNTVFQRI, encoded by the coding sequence TTTCGACAAGCTGGCACGGTTCATCTATGACTATAGCGGCATCAAAATGCCGCCGACGAAGCTGACGATGCTGGAAGGCCGGCTGCGCCGGCGTCTGCGCGCCACGCGCCATGCAAGCTTCGACGATTATTGTGATTTCCTGTTCAACGAGGATGGTCTCGAGCAGGAGACCGTCTACCTGATCGACGTCGTGACGACCAACAAGACCGACTTCTTCCGGGAAGCCAAGCATTTCGAATATATGCAGATGGTCGCCCTCCCGACGCTCGCCGACAGCGGCCTGCGGACGATCCGCACATGGAGTTCTGCCTGCTCGACGGGTGCAGAGCCCTATACGATGGCCATGGTGCTGGCCGAGTTCGTCGAGAACCGCAGCGATGTCTCCTACAATGTGCTGGCGACCGATCTCTCCACCGATGTGCTGCAGACAGCGCGCAAAGGTATTTATGCGGAAGATCTGATCGCTCCGGTGCCGCGCGACCTGCAGAAGAAATATGTTATGGTTGCCAAACAGCAGGGTCGCCGCGAGGTTCGCATCTCGCCGAAGCTGCGCAGCCGTGTCGGCTTCGCCCGCATGAACCTGATGGATGAGAAGTATCCTATCGGCGACATGATGCACCTGATCTTTTGCCGCAACGTGCTGATCTACTTCGACAAGCAGACGCAGGCCGGGGTGCTCACCCGTCTCTGCAATTGCCTCGCGAAGGGCGGTTACATGTTTATCGGTCACTCAGAATCGATCACCGGCTTCGACCTTCCCTTGAAGCAGGTTTCGAATACGGTGTTCCAGCGCATTTGA
- a CDS encoding protein-glutamate methylesterase/protein-glutamine glutaminase gives MAKKVRVLIIDDSASVRQTLTRVLEEDPEIEVMAVASDPFMAARKIQEEIPDVITLDVEMPRMDGITFLRKLMSQRPIPVVMCSSLTEAGSETLLQALEAGAVDVILKSKIGAADSLADDAMRIREVVKSASHARLTNMRRAAGSIRSASAEGPAKKLTADAMLPPPTGRAMAKTTEMVVCVGASTGGTEALREFLEALPANAPGMVIVQHMPEKFTAAFAKRLNGLCEVEVKEAADGDPVLRGHVLIAPGDKHMLLERQGARYYVSVKPGPLVSRHRPSVDVLFRSAARSAGSNAMGIIMTGMGDDGARGMLEMHQAGAYTVAQDEASSVVFGMPKEAIAKGGVDRILSLDQIAREVLITQQKS, from the coding sequence ATGGCCAAAAAAGTCCGCGTCCTCATCATCGACGATTCCGCCAGTGTCCGGCAGACGCTGACACGGGTTCTGGAAGAAGACCCGGAAATCGAAGTCATGGCCGTGGCTTCCGACCCGTTCATGGCGGCACGCAAGATCCAGGAAGAGATCCCTGACGTCATCACCCTCGATGTCGAGATGCCGCGCATGGATGGGATCACCTTCTTGCGCAAACTCATGTCGCAGCGGCCGATCCCGGTGGTCATGTGCTCCTCACTGACGGAAGCGGGTTCGGAAACTCTGCTTCAGGCGCTTGAGGCAGGTGCCGTCGACGTCATCCTGAAATCCAAGATCGGTGCGGCAGATAGCCTGGCCGATGACGCCATGCGCATCCGCGAAGTGGTCAAGAGCGCCTCGCATGCGCGGCTTACCAATATGCGCCGCGCTGCAGGCAGCATCCGCTCGGCTTCGGCAGAAGGGCCAGCCAAGAAGCTGACGGCCGATGCGATGCTGCCGCCGCCGACCGGTCGGGCAATGGCGAAGACGACGGAAATGGTCGTCTGCGTCGGCGCTTCGACGGGCGGAACGGAAGCCCTGCGCGAATTTCTGGAGGCGCTGCCGGCCAATGCACCGGGCATGGTCATCGTCCAGCACATGCCGGAGAAGTTCACCGCAGCATTCGCCAAGCGCCTCAACGGCCTTTGTGAAGTCGAGGTCAAGGAGGCGGCCGACGGCGATCCTGTGTTGCGCGGTCATGTGCTGATTGCGCCGGGCGACAAGCATATGCTGCTGGAGCGTCAGGGCGCGCGTTATTATGTGTCCGTCAAGCCGGGGCCACTGGTTTCCCGTCACCGCCCGTCCGTCGATGTTCTCTTCCGTTCCGCTGCCCGTTCGGCCGGCTCAAACGCGATGGGCATCATCATGACCGGAATGGGGGATGACGGTGCGCGCGGAATGCTGGAAATGCATCAGGCCGGCGCCTACACCGTTGCCCAGGACGAGGCGAGTTCGGTTGTCTTCGGCATGCCGAAGGAAGCTATCGCCAAGGGCGGCGTCGACCGTATCCTGTCGCTCGACCAGATCGCCCGCGAAGTGCTGATTACACAACAGAAATCTTGA
- a CDS encoding 3-oxoacyl-ACP reductase family protein: MSQPLSGKIALVTGGSRGIGAAIVRRLSSDGATVAFTYAASGDRAKAIVEDIDAKGGKALAINADSADPKAVQDAVEQTISAFGTIDILVNSAGILLLNPVEDFPLEDFDRMFAVNVRAVFAGTQAAARHMKAGGRIITIGSIVAERSGFPTSSVYAMTKGAVAAMTRGLARDLGPRGITVNNIQPGPTATDMNSNEASHEILKQLMALGRMGEDKEIASFAAYLASPEASFITGASLTIDGGYLA; encoded by the coding sequence ATGTCCCAACCACTTTCCGGCAAGATCGCTCTCGTCACTGGCGGCTCGCGCGGCATCGGCGCTGCAATCGTGCGCCGCCTCAGTAGCGACGGCGCGACCGTCGCATTCACCTACGCTGCTTCGGGCGACCGTGCGAAGGCCATCGTCGAAGACATCGACGCGAAGGGCGGCAAGGCGCTGGCGATCAATGCCGATAGCGCTGATCCGAAGGCCGTTCAGGATGCGGTCGAACAGACGATCTCAGCATTCGGCACCATCGATATCCTCGTCAACAGTGCCGGGATCCTTTTGCTGAACCCGGTCGAGGATTTTCCCCTCGAGGATTTCGACCGCATGTTCGCGGTCAATGTCCGTGCCGTCTTTGCCGGCACGCAGGCGGCTGCACGCCATATGAAGGCAGGCGGCCGCATCATCACCATCGGCAGCATTGTCGCCGAGCGGAGCGGCTTCCCGACCTCTTCGGTCTATGCCATGACCAAGGGTGCGGTCGCGGCCATGACGCGCGGCCTTGCCCGCGATCTCGGCCCGCGCGGCATCACCGTCAACAACATCCAGCCAGGCCCGACTGCGACGGACATGAACTCGAACGAAGCCAGCCATGAGATACTGAAACAGTTGATGGCGCTCGGCCGCATGGGCGAGGACAAGGAAATCGCAAGCTTCGCCGCCTATCTCGCCAGCCCCGAAGCCTCCTTCATCACCGGCGCCAGCCTGACGATCGACGGCGGTTATCTCGCCTGA
- a CDS encoding TetR/AcrR family transcriptional regulator translates to MARHKEFDRDTALKAAISVFTEHGYEGTSTDALLSAMKISRQSMYDTFGDKRSLYLAALDRYNSDSVSELLADLQRDITPLKALEETLIAFASRPEAEAGRGCLGVSAVCEFGRTDREVSALTDKAGRRLSAGIQAILEESRKRGEIAGDVDTADAVQFLGSTLSGMKVSARNGASSEILRGIARLAIRSLR, encoded by the coding sequence ATGGCGAGGCACAAGGAATTCGATCGCGACACCGCACTCAAGGCAGCCATCTCCGTGTTCACCGAACACGGCTACGAGGGCACGTCGACGGATGCGCTGCTGTCGGCCATGAAGATCAGCCGGCAAAGCATGTACGATACTTTCGGCGACAAACGCAGTCTCTATCTGGCAGCGCTCGATCGCTACAACAGCGATAGTGTATCGGAGCTGCTGGCCGACCTACAGCGCGATATAACGCCGTTGAAAGCGCTGGAAGAAACGCTGATCGCCTTTGCTTCCCGCCCGGAGGCCGAAGCCGGCCGTGGCTGCCTCGGCGTGAGCGCCGTATGCGAGTTCGGACGCACGGATCGCGAAGTCTCGGCCTTGACCGACAAGGCAGGCCGCCGGCTTTCCGCCGGCATACAGGCGATCCTTGAGGAAAGCCGGAAGCGAGGCGAGATCGCAGGCGATGTCGATACCGCCGATGCCGTCCAGTTTCTCGGCTCGACACTGTCGGGCATGAAAGTCAGCGCCCGTAACGGCGCCTCCTCGGAAATCCTGCGCGGCATCGCCCGCCTCGCCATCCGAAGCCTCCGCTAG
- a CDS encoding inositol monophosphatase family protein, whose translation MARSALLNVMVQAAIKAGKSLGRDFGEVQNLQVSVKGPGDFVSNADRKAERIVKEELLKARPTYGFLGEESEEIKGTDGAHRWIVDPLDGTTNFLHGIPAFAVSIALERNNEIVAGVVFNPATDELYTAERGGGAFLNDRRLRVASRRVLSDSVIGCGVPHLGRGNHGRFLIELRHVMGEVAGIRRMGAVSLDLAYVAAGRFDGFWETALSPWDMAAGILLIREAGGFATDWDGGTSILETGSIVAGNEHIQKALMEVVKRPVPTR comes from the coding sequence ATGGCCCGTTCAGCTCTTCTCAATGTCATGGTTCAGGCTGCCATCAAGGCAGGCAAGTCGCTGGGGCGTGATTTCGGGGAAGTGCAGAACCTGCAGGTATCTGTGAAGGGGCCGGGCGACTTCGTTTCGAATGCCGACCGCAAGGCCGAGAGGATCGTCAAGGAAGAACTTCTCAAGGCGCGTCCGACCTATGGCTTCCTCGGCGAAGAGAGCGAAGAGATCAAGGGTACCGACGGTGCGCACCGTTGGATCGTCGACCCGCTCGACGGCACGACCAACTTCCTGCATGGTATTCCGGCTTTCGCGGTTTCGATCGCGCTCGAGCGCAACAATGAGATCGTCGCAGGCGTGGTCTTCAATCCGGCAACGGACGAGCTTTACACTGCTGAGCGTGGTGGCGGCGCGTTCCTCAACGATCGCCGGCTGCGCGTCGCCTCGCGCCGGGTGCTTTCCGACAGCGTCATCGGCTGCGGCGTGCCGCATCTTGGCCGCGGCAATCACGGCAGGTTCCTAATCGAGCTGCGCCATGTTATGGGTGAGGTCGCCGGCATTCGCCGCATGGGCGCCGTCTCGCTCGATCTTGCCTATGTGGCCGCCGGTCGTTTCGACGGCTTCTGGGAAACGGCACTGTCGCCGTGGGACATGGCTGCCGGCATTCTGCTCATCCGTGAAGCCGGCGGTTTTGCGACCGATTGGGACGGCGGCACCTCGATCCTGGAGACGGGCTCGATCGTTGCAGGTAACGAGCACATCCAGAAGGCCCTGATGGAAGTCGTCAAGCGGCCCGTCCCGACCCGCTGA
- a CDS encoding MotA/TolQ/ExbB proton channel family protein, with protein sequence MENVNAAEFGSTEKTAGGYAYKLSSPMSFFWTMVLFLIIVGFIAAILFRQTQTAFMHNPGLNGLIVGVLAVGIILVFNHVLSLRPEVRWFNSFRAAGSADKVNRNPRLLAPMRALIGNRGKSGVALSTTALRSILDSIANRLDESRDVSRYLIGLLVFLGLLGTFWGLIGTIGSISSVIQSLDAGSNGTGDVLSTLKEGLAMPLSGMGQAFSSSLLGLSGSLILGFLDLQAGRAQNRFYTELENWLSSVTDVGSDIPVPALDGVSAGSSEDMKALSEYLRKVAEGDGPSSQRSVAAMASLAEGIQGLVKNMRNEQQMLRDWIEVQQDEAKAMRRTLDRLAERIGVQDRGSDRARERSGQVEKSEGK encoded by the coding sequence ATGGAAAATGTGAATGCGGCCGAGTTCGGCTCCACCGAGAAGACGGCCGGTGGCTACGCCTACAAGCTTTCCAGTCCCATGTCGTTCTTCTGGACGATGGTGTTGTTCCTTATCATTGTGGGTTTCATAGCGGCGATCCTGTTCCGGCAAACACAGACCGCCTTCATGCATAATCCGGGTCTCAACGGTCTCATCGTCGGCGTTCTTGCCGTTGGAATCATTCTCGTTTTCAATCATGTATTGTCGCTTCGCCCGGAAGTACGCTGGTTCAATTCCTTCCGCGCTGCCGGCAGTGCCGACAAGGTAAACCGCAATCCGCGGCTGCTCGCGCCGATGCGGGCGCTGATCGGAAATCGAGGCAAGTCCGGGGTTGCATTGTCGACCACCGCGCTGCGCTCCATTCTGGATTCAATTGCCAACCGTCTCGACGAATCACGTGACGTTTCCCGCTATCTCATCGGCCTGCTCGTCTTTCTCGGCCTGCTCGGCACCTTCTGGGGCCTTATCGGCACGATCGGCTCGATCAGCTCTGTCATCCAGTCGCTCGATGCCGGCTCGAATGGTACCGGCGATGTGCTTTCGACGCTGAAGGAAGGGCTTGCGATGCCGCTTTCCGGCATGGGCCAGGCTTTCTCGTCCTCGCTGCTCGGTCTTTCGGGTTCGCTGATCCTCGGCTTCCTCGATCTGCAGGCCGGACGTGCGCAGAACCGTTTCTATACGGAGCTGGAAAATTGGCTTTCCTCCGTTACCGATGTCGGCTCCGACATTCCGGTGCCGGCGCTTGACGGCGTTTCCGCCGGCTCGTCGGAAGATATGAAGGCACTGTCGGAATATCTGCGAAAGGTAGCCGAAGGGGACGGCCCGTCCAGCCAGCGATCGGTCGCCGCCATGGCAAGCCTTGCCGAAGGCATCCAGGGCCTCGTCAAGAACATGCGCAACGAGCAGCAGATGCTGCGCGACTGGATCGAGGTCCAGCAGGACGAGGCAAAGGCGATGCGCCGCACGCTCGATCGTCTGGCTGAACGCATCGGCGTACAAGACCGCGGCAGCGACAGAGCGCGTGAGCGGTCCGGCCAGGTCGAAAAGAGCGAGGGCAAGTAA
- a CDS encoding peptidoglycan -binding protein, which yields MPLARNRRHQRAVDYWPGFVDALSTLLIAIMFILTVFVVGQFILSREISGRDEVLTRLNSQINELTQLLALEKGSNQDLQDSVANLQASLASAEGERTRLQALLSAGAGGQDAAKQQIGTLTQQLDEQKQVSDRALSQVELLNQQIAALRSQIAAVEAALQASEEKDQTSQTKIADLGRRLNVALAARVQELNRYRSDFFGRLREILSDRENIRVVGDRFVFQSEVLFPSGGADLNPDGQAEMAKLAAALLDLAKEIPPEINWVLRVDGHTDNVALSGSGRYRDNWELSSARAISVVKFLIAQGVPADRLVAAGFGEFQPIAPGDTPEARATNRRIELKLTEK from the coding sequence ATGCCTCTTGCCCGCAACCGTCGCCATCAGCGCGCGGTCGACTACTGGCCGGGTTTCGTCGACGCCTTGTCGACGCTGCTCATCGCCATCATGTTCATCCTCACGGTTTTCGTTGTCGGCCAGTTCATTCTCAGCCGCGAAATCAGCGGCCGTGACGAGGTGCTGACGCGTCTGAACAGCCAGATCAATGAGCTCACGCAGTTGCTGGCGCTCGAGAAGGGCAGCAATCAGGATCTTCAGGATTCGGTCGCCAATCTGCAGGCGTCGCTTGCGAGTGCCGAGGGCGAGCGTACGCGCTTGCAGGCGCTTCTCAGCGCCGGTGCCGGCGGCCAGGATGCGGCAAAGCAGCAGATCGGAACGCTGACGCAACAGCTCGATGAGCAGAAGCAGGTGAGCGACCGTGCCCTCAGCCAGGTCGAGCTTCTCAACCAACAGATCGCGGCGCTCCGCAGCCAGATCGCTGCTGTCGAGGCAGCGCTGCAGGCTTCCGAGGAGAAGGATCAGACGTCGCAGACGAAGATCGCCGATCTCGGCCGCCGTCTGAACGTGGCACTGGCTGCGCGCGTGCAGGAACTCAACCGCTACCGGTCGGACTTCTTCGGGCGCCTGCGCGAAATCCTGTCCGATCGCGAGAACATCCGCGTCGTCGGCGACCGTTTCGTCTTCCAGTCTGAAGTGCTGTTCCCGTCCGGCGGTGCCGACCTCAATCCGGATGGCCAGGCAGAAATGGCAAAGCTTGCCGCGGCGCTGCTTGACCTCGCCAAGGAAATCCCGCCCGAAATCAACTGGGTGCTGCGCGTCGATGGCCATACCGACAATGTTGCTCTCTCAGGCTCAGGCCGCTACCGCGACAACTGGGAGCTTTCATCCGCCCGCGCGATTTCGGTCGTGAAGTTCCTGATCGCGCAGGGTGTGCCTGCAGACCGGCTCGTTGCGGCAGGTTTTGGCGAATTCCAGCCGATTGCACCGGGCGATACGCCGGAGGCGCGCGCCACCAATCGCCGTATCGAGCTCAAGCTGACCGAGAAATAA
- a CDS encoding RNA polymerase sigma factor, whose amino-acid sequence MTSDAGRAAERVARQSYGKLIAFLAARSRDVPAAEDALSDALAAALRVWPERGIPDNPEGWLLTAARRNLIQAARHQAVRDNARETITLAIEEAEERMNDAQNADFSDERLKLLFACTHPAIDQSVHTPLMLQTVLGIDAKTIAQAFIVLPDAMSQRLVRAKVKIRDAGIPFAIPERQILTERLADVLSAIYAAYGLGWDGLDGEGDSRTGLTDEAIWLGRALMTILPDEPEAIGLLSLMLYCEARKHARRDVDSAYVPLEEQDTGLWNEIMMAEADALLRKAGTYDRFGPFQCQAAIQSVHATRRRTGTTDWKALITLYRALVAMKPTLGSNVSHAAVIGRVDGPALAIALLDELEQRGIANYQPYWAVRAHLLADLGQSDAAAEAYRMAIGLSNSPAVRTFLTGKLQAVISRSA is encoded by the coding sequence GTGACATCTGATGCGGGCCGTGCCGCCGAGAGAGTGGCACGGCAATCCTACGGCAAGCTCATCGCCTTCCTTGCTGCTCGCTCCCGCGATGTTCCGGCGGCGGAGGACGCCCTGTCTGATGCGCTGGCGGCGGCGTTGCGGGTCTGGCCCGAGCGCGGCATTCCCGACAATCCCGAGGGCTGGCTGCTCACCGCAGCCCGCCGCAACCTTATACAGGCTGCCCGCCATCAAGCTGTCCGCGACAATGCCAGAGAAACGATTACGCTGGCCATCGAGGAGGCCGAGGAGCGCATGAACGATGCGCAAAACGCCGACTTTTCCGATGAACGGCTGAAGCTGCTTTTTGCCTGCACGCATCCGGCGATCGATCAGTCCGTTCACACGCCGCTGATGCTTCAGACTGTGCTCGGCATTGATGCGAAGACAATCGCACAAGCCTTCATAGTCTTGCCGGATGCCATGAGCCAGCGCCTAGTGCGAGCCAAGGTCAAGATCCGCGATGCCGGCATTCCCTTCGCCATTCCCGAGCGGCAGATCCTGACGGAACGGCTGGCAGATGTCCTCTCGGCAATCTATGCTGCCTACGGGCTCGGCTGGGATGGTCTCGATGGTGAAGGAGACAGTCGCACGGGCCTGACCGATGAAGCGATCTGGCTTGGCCGCGCACTCATGACCATCCTGCCCGACGAGCCGGAGGCCATCGGGCTGCTCTCGCTGATGCTTTATTGCGAGGCGAGAAAACACGCACGGCGTGATGTCGATAGCGCCTACGTACCGCTTGAGGAACAGGATACCGGCCTCTGGAACGAAATCATGATGGCGGAAGCTGACGCGTTGCTGCGCAAGGCGGGCACCTACGACCGCTTCGGTCCGTTCCAGTGCCAGGCAGCGATCCAGTCCGTCCACGCTACGCGCCGCCGGACAGGCACGACGGATTGGAAGGCGCTCATTACCCTCTACCGGGCACTCGTCGCGATGAAACCGACACTCGGCTCGAACGTCAGCCATGCCGCCGTCATCGGCAGAGTGGACGGCCCGGCCCTGGCCATCGCCCTGCTGGATGAGTTGGAACAACGGGGCATCGCCAATTACCAACCTTACTGGGCGGTACGGGCGCATCTGCTGGCAGATCTTGGCCAAAGTGACGCCGCGGCAGAAGCCTACAGGATGGCGATCGGCCTCAGTAACAGTCCCGCCGTCCGCACTTTCCTCACCGGCAAGCTTCAGGCCGTTATTTCTCGGTCAGCTTGA
- a CDS encoding YciI family protein yields MQYALIIRESAEDFVRRSDPAYRDGWTAYTKALVQAGILTAGAGLTPPETGTIVRRKGENHDVQDGPYPEGKESLGGFYVIDVPDLDTALEWATRVPVSEQGSVEIRPRLQVA; encoded by the coding sequence ATGCAATACGCACTTATCATCCGTGAATCCGCAGAAGACTTCGTCCGCCGCAGCGACCCCGCTTACCGCGACGGCTGGACGGCCTATACCAAGGCACTGGTGCAGGCCGGGATCTTGACTGCCGGTGCCGGCCTGACCCCGCCTGAGACAGGCACGATCGTGCGCCGCAAGGGCGAGAACCATGATGTACAGGATGGCCCCTACCCGGAAGGCAAGGAATCGCTCGGCGGCTTCTACGTGATCGACGTGCCCGATCTCGATACGGCGCTCGAATGGGCCACGCGCGTTCCCGTCTCCGAACAGGGCTCGGTGGAGATACGGCCCCGGCTGCAGGTCGCGTGA
- a CDS encoding YegP family protein: protein MYRFEVYKDKAGEFRFRFKASNGETMFSSEGYKAKASAMNAIESIKKNSPGADVVDQTKAEA, encoded by the coding sequence ATGTACAGATTTGAAGTTTACAAGGATAAGGCCGGTGAATTCCGCTTCCGCTTCAAGGCGTCGAACGGCGAGACCATGTTCTCGTCCGAAGGCTACAAGGCGAAGGCATCCGCAATGAACGCCATCGAATCCATCAAGAAGAATTCGCCTGGCGCTGACGTAGTGGATCAGACAAAGGCGGAAGCCTGA
- a CDS encoding Bug family tripartite tricarboxylate transporter substrate binding protein, giving the protein MALSRITRRMCLALGLGLFAAATGTAASAQAFPDRSITMIVPFAAGGSTDVVARIVAQKMSEDLGQQVIVQNVAGAGGNLGAGNVARAAPDGYTILMGTVATHALNPLILKSTPYDAEKDFAPISLLVIVPNVLAVNPELPAKNVQELIALLKADPDKYSYASSGNGTPLHLSGELFKSMAGVDMQHIPYKGAGPALNDVIGNQVPIMFDNLPSSSSHIKAGTLRALAVTTAERASSFPDIPTIAESGIPGYETYTWNALFAPANTPADAITRLNTSANKALTDPAVAERMKEFSAKIVGSTPEELGAHVKAELAKWKPVVEGAHIQME; this is encoded by the coding sequence ATGGCGCTTTCTAGAATTACCCGTCGCATGTGCCTGGCGCTCGGCCTTGGCCTGTTCGCAGCGGCCACAGGCACAGCCGCATCGGCCCAGGCTTTTCCCGACCGTTCCATAACGATGATCGTGCCCTTTGCCGCCGGTGGTTCAACCGATGTCGTCGCCCGTATCGTCGCGCAGAAAATGTCCGAGGATCTCGGCCAGCAGGTCATCGTGCAGAATGTTGCGGGGGCCGGCGGCAATCTTGGCGCTGGCAATGTCGCGCGTGCCGCGCCGGACGGATATACGATCCTGATGGGCACGGTCGCCACGCACGCGCTCAATCCCCTGATCCTGAAATCGACGCCCTATGATGCCGAGAAGGATTTCGCGCCGATCTCGTTGCTCGTGATTGTCCCTAACGTGCTGGCCGTCAATCCGGAACTGCCCGCAAAGAACGTGCAGGAACTGATCGCGCTGTTGAAAGCCGATCCGGACAAATATAGCTACGCCTCATCCGGCAACGGCACGCCGCTGCATCTTTCCGGCGAACTTTTTAAAAGCATGGCGGGCGTCGACATGCAGCATATTCCCTATAAAGGCGCTGGACCGGCACTGAATGACGTCATCGGCAACCAGGTACCGATCATGTTCGACAACCTGCCCTCGTCGTCGAGTCACATCAAGGCCGGCACGCTGCGAGCTCTGGCCGTAACAACCGCCGAACGCGCGTCATCCTTCCCTGATATTCCGACCATCGCGGAATCCGGTATCCCGGGATACGAGACCTACACGTGGAACGCGCTCTTTGCGCCGGCCAATACGCCGGCCGATGCGATCACCCGCCTCAATACCTCCGCCAACAAGGCGCTGACCGATCCGGCCGTTGCCGAGCGGATGAAAGAATTCAGCGCAAAAATCGTCGGCTCCACGCCGGAAGAACTCGGCGCCCATGTGAAGGCCGAGCTTGCGAAATGGAAACCGGTCGTGGAGGGCGCCCATATCCAGATGGAGTGA